The Musa acuminata AAA Group cultivar baxijiao chromosome BXJ2-2, Cavendish_Baxijiao_AAA, whole genome shotgun sequence genome has a segment encoding these proteins:
- the LOC135605920 gene encoding uncharacterized protein LOC135605920 isoform X3: MASSADAERGGEEGDGAAISVVEWQGWGTSSPVTATVMEVIKDIKALARDSDAPMTFGGLGGKLKGTFKDQEDKKHRSVYESICDSENKMQFFSARQIACRLLGNRGHLCRKCWLAMEDCMCSRLVKCSLWCSIKFWLYMHPKDFLRQNNTGKLLWQIFGIQSAALCLFGIREHEDIMWSAFRDSGKGMVWFVYPNQNSSPMSVEDLFSSGPFTGLESQKMDLGEKPLNFVLIDGTWSNSSAMHRRLKSPKLESFTGEVGINMGRGTSALYFSVDPGCLCNA, from the exons ATGGCGTCGTCGGCCGACGCCGAGAGGGGAGGTGAAGAAGGGGACGGGGCAGCGATTAGCGTGGTGGAATGGCAGGGTTGGGGCACCTCCTCCCCGGTAACCGCAACGGTGATGGAGGTGATCAAGGACATCAAGGCCTTGGCGAGAGATTCCGACGCCCCCATGACCTTTGGCGGCTTAGGTGGGAAGCTCAAG GGTACCTTCAAGGATCAGGAGGATAAAAAGCATAGGTCAGTTTATGAATCCATATGTGATTCTGAAAATAAGATGCAGTTCTTTTCTGCAAGGCAAATAGCGTGTCGTTTGCTTGGAAATCGAGGACACCTATGCCGGAAG TGCTGGCTTGCTATGGAAGATTGCATGTGTTCTAGGCTTGTTAAATGCTCATTATGGTGCAGCATTAAGTTTTGGCTCTATATGCATCCAAAG GACTTCTTGCGCCAAAATAACACTGGAAAGTTGTTATGGCAAATATTTGGAATTCAATCTGCAGCTTTGTGCCTTTTTGGCATCCGTGAACATGAGGATATCATGTGGAGTGCTTTCAGAGATTCAG GGAAAGGTATGGTATGGTTTGTTTATCCCAATCAGAATTCATCACCAATGTCTGTTGAGGATCTCTTTTCAAGTGGCCCATTTACTGGTCTTGAGAGTCAAAAGATG GATCTTGGTGAGAAGCCATTGAATTTTGTTCTGATTGATGGTACTTGGAGCAACTCATCTGCAATGCACAGACGTTTGAAG AGCCCCAAACTTGAATCTTTTACAGGAGAGGTGGGCATTAACATGGGGAGAGGAACATCTGCCTTGTATTTCTCTGTCGACCCTGGGTGCCTCTGTAATGCATAA
- the LOC135605920 gene encoding uncharacterized protein LOC135605920 isoform X1, with protein MASSADAERGGEEGDGAAISVVEWQGWGTSSPVTATVMEVIKDIKALARDSDAPMTFGGLGGKLKGTFKDQEDKKHRSVYESICDSENKMQFFSARQIACRLLGNRGHLCRKCWLAMEDCMCSRLVKCSLWCSIKFWLYMHPKDFLRQNNTGKLLWQIFGIQSAALCLFGIREHEDIMWSAFRDSGKGMVWFVYPNQNSSPMSVEDLFSSGPFTGLESQKMDLGEKPLNFVLIDGTWSNSSAMHRRLKERWALTWGEEHLPCISLSTLGASVMHKLRPQPSWDRTCTAAAAAGILWELHLVPRLSIYGLDKQAEAVENALDVLLDALVQRRLRKGRSITRKERHNNCI; from the exons ATGGCGTCGTCGGCCGACGCCGAGAGGGGAGGTGAAGAAGGGGACGGGGCAGCGATTAGCGTGGTGGAATGGCAGGGTTGGGGCACCTCCTCCCCGGTAACCGCAACGGTGATGGAGGTGATCAAGGACATCAAGGCCTTGGCGAGAGATTCCGACGCCCCCATGACCTTTGGCGGCTTAGGTGGGAAGCTCAAG GGTACCTTCAAGGATCAGGAGGATAAAAAGCATAGGTCAGTTTATGAATCCATATGTGATTCTGAAAATAAGATGCAGTTCTTTTCTGCAAGGCAAATAGCGTGTCGTTTGCTTGGAAATCGAGGACACCTATGCCGGAAG TGCTGGCTTGCTATGGAAGATTGCATGTGTTCTAGGCTTGTTAAATGCTCATTATGGTGCAGCATTAAGTTTTGGCTCTATATGCATCCAAAG GACTTCTTGCGCCAAAATAACACTGGAAAGTTGTTATGGCAAATATTTGGAATTCAATCTGCAGCTTTGTGCCTTTTTGGCATCCGTGAACATGAGGATATCATGTGGAGTGCTTTCAGAGATTCAG GGAAAGGTATGGTATGGTTTGTTTATCCCAATCAGAATTCATCACCAATGTCTGTTGAGGATCTCTTTTCAAGTGGCCCATTTACTGGTCTTGAGAGTCAAAAGATG GATCTTGGTGAGAAGCCATTGAATTTTGTTCTGATTGATGGTACTTGGAGCAACTCATCTGCAATGCACAGACGTTTGAAG GAGAGGTGGGCATTAACATGGGGAGAGGAACATCTGCCTTGTATTTCTCTGTCGACCCTGGGTGCCTCTGTAATGCATAAGTTACG GCCTCAACCATCATGGGATCGAACCTgtacagctgctgctgctgctgggatTCTCTGGGAACTGCATCTTGTTCCTAGACTTAGCATATATGGGTTGGATAAACAGGCTGAGGCGGTAGAGAATGCATTGGATGTGTTGCTGGATGCTCTTGTGCAACGGCGCTTGCGTAAGGGTAGGTCCATCACACGGAAAGAGAGGCACAACAACTGCATATAA
- the LOC135605920 gene encoding uncharacterized protein LOC135605920 isoform X2, with the protein MASSADAERGGEEGDGAAISVVEWQGWGTSSPVTATVMEVIKDIKALARDSDAPMTFGGLGGKLKCWLAMEDCMCSRLVKCSLWCSIKFWLYMHPKDFLRQNNTGKLLWQIFGIQSAALCLFGIREHEDIMWSAFRDSGKGMVWFVYPNQNSSPMSVEDLFSSGPFTGLESQKMDLGEKPLNFVLIDGTWSNSSAMHRRLKERWALTWGEEHLPCISLSTLGASVMHKLRPQPSWDRTCTAAAAAGILWELHLVPRLSIYGLDKQAEAVENALDVLLDALVQRRLRKGRSITRKERHNNCI; encoded by the exons ATGGCGTCGTCGGCCGACGCCGAGAGGGGAGGTGAAGAAGGGGACGGGGCAGCGATTAGCGTGGTGGAATGGCAGGGTTGGGGCACCTCCTCCCCGGTAACCGCAACGGTGATGGAGGTGATCAAGGACATCAAGGCCTTGGCGAGAGATTCCGACGCCCCCATGACCTTTGGCGGCTTAGGTGGGAAGCTCAAG TGCTGGCTTGCTATGGAAGATTGCATGTGTTCTAGGCTTGTTAAATGCTCATTATGGTGCAGCATTAAGTTTTGGCTCTATATGCATCCAAAG GACTTCTTGCGCCAAAATAACACTGGAAAGTTGTTATGGCAAATATTTGGAATTCAATCTGCAGCTTTGTGCCTTTTTGGCATCCGTGAACATGAGGATATCATGTGGAGTGCTTTCAGAGATTCAG GGAAAGGTATGGTATGGTTTGTTTATCCCAATCAGAATTCATCACCAATGTCTGTTGAGGATCTCTTTTCAAGTGGCCCATTTACTGGTCTTGAGAGTCAAAAGATG GATCTTGGTGAGAAGCCATTGAATTTTGTTCTGATTGATGGTACTTGGAGCAACTCATCTGCAATGCACAGACGTTTGAAG GAGAGGTGGGCATTAACATGGGGAGAGGAACATCTGCCTTGTATTTCTCTGTCGACCCTGGGTGCCTCTGTAATGCATAAGTTACG GCCTCAACCATCATGGGATCGAACCTgtacagctgctgctgctgctgggatTCTCTGGGAACTGCATCTTGTTCCTAGACTTAGCATATATGGGTTGGATAAACAGGCTGAGGCGGTAGAGAATGCATTGGATGTGTTGCTGGATGCTCTTGTGCAACGGCGCTTGCGTAAGGGTAGGTCCATCACACGGAAAGAGAGGCACAACAACTGCATATAA
- the LOC103975478 gene encoding RNA-binding KH domain-containing protein RCF3, with the protein MERSRSKRSYHYDPDAHSQSPPPRSKPRYDGGGGGHHRRGNHHRRSGDRRGPPPPPPPPPPPPPPALPSSSAPSPSHKAQDGSPHPGAVTTFFRILCPDAKVGGVIGKYGSIIKAFRQDTGAWINVHQLAPDDDERIIETSDDRRREPDGRPPQYSPAEEALLLIHERIVDADFEFGGGNEEGYGGGGWGGGVRDRGRLTTRLVVPRSHVGCLLGKGGKIIEQMRNETKTHIRILPRDQYTPRCVSDTEEIVQVVGEGNCVKKAVAIILSRLKESLHRDRGPFRGRVYSPERYDEFVNNTQHISAVEESYLASRSSSGLDRARNNSYGSLPPGYSFDSDGNPVNDHSQAFPCEDLVFRILCPHDKVERVIGVTDGIIEMLRADIGVDVSVADPIPGSDECIITITSEEGPDDDLFPAQEALLHIQTHIVDLGPDKDNIITTRLLVPASEVALLEGMDGSLSNIRRLTCANIQILPKEDLPPCAMEADELVQIVGEIRAARNALVQVTAKLRDYLYRDNSVPRDALPPSISAPVHAVTGTGRDSNSPVKVSTSEAYQGGDPQAEVYQSIHATIGTWLPKDSGGCPSGSSEQKESNASDEVRPSSVRRFNVPLVTKSTLEVIIPEHAVPSLIMRSGSKLAQISEISGAAVTLIEDRPEQTGKIVQISGSPEQAEKAQSLLLGFILSTQDDIPSNQSK; encoded by the exons ATGGAGCGATCGCGGTCCAAGAGGAGTTATCACTACGACCCCGACGCCCACTCCCAAAGCCCTCCCCCTCGATCCAAACCCCGCtatgacggcggcggcggcggccatcaCCGACGCGGCAACCACCACCGGCGCAGCGGCGACCGGCGTGGCCCGCCCCCGCCCCCGCCTCCCCCTCCACCCCCGCCCCCGCCGGCGCTCCCCTCCTCCTCCGCACCCTCCCCCTCCCACAAGGCCCAGGACGGCTCCCCCCACCCCGGTGCTGTCACCACCTTCTTCCGCATTCTCTGCCCCGACGCCAAAGTCGGCGGCGTCATCGGCAAGTACGGCAGCATCATCAAGGCCTTCCGGCAGGACACCGGAGCGTGGATCAACGTCCACCAGCTGGCCCCCGACGATGACGAACGGATCATCGAGACGTCGGACGACCGGAGGCGGGAGCCCGACGGCCGCCCGCCCCAGTACTCGCCGGCGGAGGAGGCGTTGCTGCTGATCCACGAGAGGATTGTGGATGCAGACTTCGAGTTCGGTGGTGGAAACGAGGAGGGATACGGCGGTGGAGGGTGGGGAGGTGGGGTGAGGGATCGAGGGAGGCTGACGACCAGGCTGGTGGTGCCGAGGTCCCATGTGGGGTGCTTGTTGGGCAAGGGGGGGAAGATTATCGAGCAGATGAGAAATGAGACCAAAACCCACATCCGGATCTTGCCACGGGATCAGTACACACCTCGATGCGTCTCGGACACCGAGGAGATAGTTCAG GTTGTTGGAGAGGGCAATTGTGTGAAGAAAGCTGTAGCAATTATTTTATCTCGTTTAAAGGAGAGCTTGCATCGTGATCGTGGTCCCTTCCGTGGACGAGTGTATTCACCAGAGCGCTATGATGAGTTTGTAAACAACACACAACATATATCAGCTGTTGAAGAATCTTATTTGGCTTCACGTTCTTCATCTGGATTAGATAGAGCAAGAAATAACTCATATGGTTCGCTCCCACCTGGATACTCATTTGATTCAGATGGAAATCCCGTGAATGACCACTCGCAGGCATTTCCCTGTGAGGACCTTGTATTTCGTATTCTTTGCCCCCATGACAAAGTCGAGAGAGTTATTGGAGTAACTGATGGAATCATTGAAATGCTGCGAGCTGATATAGGCGTGGACGTGAGTGTTGCTGATCCTATACCAGGTTCAGATGAATGCATCATAACTATTACTTCAGAAGAG GGGCCAGATGATGACCTTTTTCCAGCTCAGGAAGCTTTGTTGCATATCCAAACTCACATAGTAGACCTTGGTCCTGATAAGGATAACATCATAACAACAAGGCTTCTTGTTCCAGCAAGTGAAGTTGCTTTGCTGGAGGGGATGGATGGGTCACTGTCGAATATACGAAGATTGACCTGTGCCAATATACAGATATTGCCAAAAGAAGACCTTCCTCCTTGTGCAATGGAGGCTGATGAACTTGTACAG ATTGTAGGGGAGATCAGAGCAGCGAGAAATGCTCTTGTTCAGGTGACTGCAAAGCTACGTGATTATCTTTACCGTGATAATTCTGTACCAAGGGATGCATTGCCACCTTCAATCTCTGCCCCAGTCCATGCTGTTACCGGTACTGGACGGGATTCTAATTCTCCTGTCAAAGTATCAACCAGTGAAGCCTATCAAGGAGGTGATCCTCAAGCAGAAGTCTATCAAAGTATTCATGCTACAATAGGTACCTGGCTGCCAAag GACTCTGGAGGTTGTCCAAGTGGATCATCTGAACAGAAAGAGAGCAATGCCAGTGATGAAGTGAGGCCAAGTAGTGTGAGAAG ATTTAATGTCCCTCTGGTCACCAAGAGTACGTTGGAAGTTATCATACCAGAGCATGCAGTTCCAAGTCTAATTATGAGATCAGGGAGCAAGCTTGCTCAGATCAGTGAA ATATCTGGAGCAGCTGTTACGCTCATCGAAGATAGACCAGAGCAGACTGGAAAGATTGTTCAAATATCTGGAAGTCCGGAGCAGGCTGAGAAAGCCCAGAGTCTGCTTTTGGGATTTATATTAAGCA CTCAAGACGATATCCCTTCAAATCAATCGAAGTAA